From the genome of Tenrec ecaudatus isolate mTenEca1 chromosome 1, mTenEca1.hap1, whole genome shotgun sequence:
AGGTGTTAAAAAGATTTTCTAAAACCCTTTGGCCAACATCCACAGATTTTCCGATACAGCTAGCTGCTAGCAGCCCTTTGCCATCTGGAGCCCTGCCAGGACCGGGGATTAGCTTCTGGCAAATAGTCCCATAAAGATAAAGTTCTAGAAAACCCTGTTGGGCAATCCTGCTCTGCCCTGTGTGTCACTGAGTCAAAATCTGCGGTGAAAACTATCAAATTTTTTACCAaacaaagagagagggagagagtggggtAGGGTGGGCAAGAAAAAGAAACCATAGAGCACTAATGAGCTTCCTCAACTCCACAGCTAAACTCACCGCCTGCGTCCTGGCCTCTGCAGACTACGACCAGCAAGAGACTGTCTGACAGAATTCCCAGGGAAACAGAGGGAAAGGGGCGACGGTTGAGGCGCCAAGTGGCACGCTCTCAGGCACAGAAAAGCAGCCATCTGCCAGCCGCCCAGGTTTGCCCTCTCTGGGGAGCCAGCGCACCATGGGCCCTTACAGTCTCTCCCAGAGCTGGTCCAGGGCGGTGTCCCCAGCAGCCAGCTGCTTGTCCCTCAGCCGCTCCGCTAAGTCTGGGAAGGCCCGAAGCGCCGGCACTTCGCCCAACCGCACGTTCTGGGCGGCCTGcagctgctcggccaggttgCCCAGGGACGCCAGGAAGGGCTGGCAGTCCCGCAGGGTGCTCCGCCACAGGCCCTGCTGCGCCGCCACCTCCGGGAAGCACCTCCTCAGCGCCGCCTGCACGGCTTGCAAAAGCCGGTCTGGAGTCATCGTCTGCGGAAAGAAACAGAAACCGACCAACAAAACCTGTCTTGGGACGCCCCAAGTCGGTGGGGGGctcactgactgccatcgagtgaatgcCTATTCATAGCGACCCAAAGGACCGGGtggtactgcccctgtgggtctgggGCTCTTTGCTGGAGTCGGAAACCCTGTCTTGCCCCCAGAGAGCACCAGGTGGTTTCCAAGTgcgaccactaagccaccagggctccggaacCCACGATCGTCGCGGGGATTCCGACTCAGCGCAGCCCTACACCAGGGCTTCCGGGGCTGCCAATCTTCCCGGGAGCGGACCACTAATCTTCCTCCGGCTGGTGCGGCTGAtgcgcctggtgggtttgaacccacgaCCTGGAGGTTCAGCAGCGCAACGCACAGCCCACAGCGCCACCGGGGCTCCGGGGACGCGGGCGGGAGTTTGCTGTGTTCGGCGTGAGAGCCAGCTCTCGGGACCCCCTCCCACCCGGGCTACCTTTTGTCAGGCTGTCTTTCCCCAAAAGAGGCTTTCTCAGAGGGCAGGCTCCTGGGCTCTCAGGAGTGTCCTATCGCAGAGTGCGCCTTCCTGGGTCCAAGGCTGTTTCCCCCTCAGACTCCTGTTCCAGGAACCGGAACCTTGCCAACCCTTCTTAAGGATGCCCACAGCTTTCCCTACACCAGGTAGGAAACTCACGGTTCACGGTAGGAAAGGTCGGGGCCACGCAGGTCTCCTTGCGCATGCCCAGAAGGACAACCTCAGCCCCCCGAGGTTTTTGCGCCGCGGAAAGACGTCACTGTCCGCAGTGCCTTCTGGGAGTTGTAGTTCTTCCTGTGGACCGGCGGCTGGATTGCGGTGCTTCCTAGTGATTGGATGTTGCGGGGCTTTTCTAAGACGGCGACTTCTCATTCGTCAGCCGGTAGCGGTTGAGTTTGAATTTGGTGGCGGCGGTCTCCTGTCCGGTTCGCCACCGAGCTGGTTCTTTCTCTGTGGGACGGCGAGCTTTTTCTCAGGCCTTGTCCTTGGGACCCGCGGGTACCAGACCCAGGCCTTCCGTAGCCCAGGCCCCGAGGGAGGAGGGCCCTCCGCTGGCCACGGTAGGTGCCCACTGTGCCCTACCCCTTCCCCTGGCGGTTCCTCCGACGCCGTGTCGTCCGGCCCTCCGGCTCTCCACAGCCTCCGCAGAAGCGCCATGGCTCCGGCTAGGAAAGGCGGCAGTCGCGGCAGTCGAGCGACCAAGAACAATTCGTTGCGGAGCCGGAAGCTCTCCTCCTTTCTGAAAGACTTCGACCGTGAAGGTGCGGGGTGGGGCCGAGCCGAGGTGCCCCCTGGGCGATCGCTGGGGCCGGTGGGTTGGGACGCCTTGGGCACGGATTGTGGGCCCCAGGCATCGCCGGGTGACCCGGGTCCCTTCGGCTCTGCCCTTTCGCAGTGCAGATCCGGTCCAAGCAAATTCAGTCAGACCGGCAGAacctcctcaaggagatggacaacCTGTACAACATCGAGATCCTGCGGCTCCCGAAGGCGCTGCGCGAGATGAACTGGCTCGAGTATTTCGGTAAGATCTGCTGAAGAGGCCCCAGGCCCCGGCCCTCCCCGCGGTTACGGAGAGGCCGCCAGAATTCGCTGCTGAGGCCATCAGCGTAATGCGGTCCTTCCTTGGCCACTGTTGGAGGTTGCGCCCCTCCCTGCTTGCTTTTCTTCCCCTGCGCTTCCCCAGGACCGGCTTAGAAAGTAGATCGCTTTAATTCCACGGGTCAGGGACTCTGTTGTCAACACTGAGCTGCTGCGTGGACCCAACACAACTATAACAAACGGTCATGGCCCTACCGTACTCCCTTGAAGTTTGAATTAGAGACACGGAGACTTGAATTTCACACGTTATGAGATCTGCTCCTTCTGCCATTGTCCCCATCCATTTAGGAAATTCTAGAAGCCATTCTGAGCGCACAGGCCgtgaggcagggggtggggtgttgaCCTTTGCAtgggttttctactcagaaactcaaaagggcagtCCTCCCCTCCGCCACAGGGTCTCTGCGAGAGTCAGCATTGAGTGAGATCTAATACCTTTCTTACCTGTTTATTTACCTAGTAACATCTCATTCCATCCTATAAGTGCCACAAGGGCAGGGCTAGAAAAGAACCTGACAGGCAGTAAGGACTCAGTACAACATTGCTAGCTGGATGAATGAACAGCTTGACTTGGTTGCAGAGCTCagggaggagggtgggccctagGGTGCTCTTTTTGCAGCTTCCAGATGTTGCCAATGTAATCATGAGCAAAGCCCAGTGTGAAGTGTAAAGACTCAAAGGTTACCAGAGGACCATTCCAGCCTGtgctttccctttcccctccccatgCTCCACGCCCAGGGAAATGCAGGAAGCTGCTCTTTCTAATGGGGTCGCTCTAGTGTTTCCTCTCTAATAGGGATTGCCCAGGGTCCAGCCTCGAACCCCTGTTCTGTTCACTCGCACCTGCGGCCTTCCAATGGGTTCTGACCCAGGCCAGCCTTATGTGTCAGAGTGGAGCCTTGCTTCCTAGAGTTTTTAATTGGTTGAGTTGTAGGAGATAGCTTTTCTGTCAAGGCACCTtggggtggacttgaaccgcTAACCATTTAGTTAGCAGGCGAACGCAATAACTGATTGCACCGTCCAGAGATTCCGATGCTCACAGCAGAGATGTTCAGTGAGCCTTCCACTCGCCCCCCTTTTAGTAGTTAATTCATTTCCTTGTGTCTACAAATACTGTCACAATGCTAGGTGCTGAAGATGCTCTGGGGTTAAAACAGACCTTGTGCCCTGGGATGTTACAGGTTATGGGAGAAGGGTGATCTAAAACATCACAAGATTTTTGTAATTAAAATTATAATGCTACAAGAACAgaatgagcacctactatgtgccagcttTTTACCAGAAGCTGGATATTATTGCTGTCCTCCAGGAGTTCACAGTCAAGGCAAAGATGGTCACTTACACAGCTTGCCAGTAGTGGTTGGGTAGCAAGAGAGTGAGCAACTAACTTAGCACTTACCTGCAATTAACTGGCAGAGAAAAATGAAGGTTTGGAAGGGTAGGGTGCCTAGGCCCACCTGAGCTCAAACTTTAGCCCTGTCACACGTCAACTCTGATTTCTGAGTTCCTTATTCTGGGTTTAATTGGTGCAAAGAAATATTCCAGGCGGAAAAGTTGAGTACCAGGACACAGTCATGAGAGATGGGGGCACATTTGGGAGATGGTGAGCCGTTGGGGCAGGTGGGTGGAACATGAATGACTTAGAGATCTAATACTGCCATAACAAGTACCACCAGTGGGTGACTTTCACaagcagaaatttattttctcaccacTTGGGGGGCTACAAGTTTGCATGTGGGGTGTTGGGAGGCTAACTAGGGGAGGCTTTCCGTCTCTGGCAGCGCTGGAGAAAGGCCCTTATCTCTGGGCCTctgccccttggagatcattatGTGACTGGCCTCTTCCTCCCACTCTGCTTCTGCTTGCTGCTCGAGTCCCTTGTAACTCAGCAGAGTAAGCAGAGACTGGCGCAAGATGCATACCCTCTACCATTCCTTCCTCATTAACAACTAAGACAGCCGGTTCTCAAATGAGATTGACAGCATACATCTAGAGGTGAGGATTTGGAGCAGAATCGGTGGGGGCAGGAGTTCACCGGGCCATGAGGAAGAGTCCAGGGTGGAGAAGGACAAGATGGTGCCAGGTCTGGAATGCTGGGCAGAGGGTCCAGTTGGAGGAAGCCGCCAGGCTGTGTGAGGGAAGATGCGTGCTACCCTGAAAATCAGTGCTAACGAAATACCATGTTCTTTTCAAAGCCCTCGGAGGGAACAAGCAGGCCCTGGAGGAGGCAGCAACAGTGAGTGCCCTGCTCTTTTTTCTAAGTGCTGTTTATTTCCTTAGTCCAGTCAGAGTCCAACCAGTGGGGACTTACTGGGGAAGAGGTTCCTTGGGGGCATAATCTGTTCCTGTCAGCTGGAAAGCTGTCATTGTATCAAATACGAAGTAAGAGAGGCCACATTCTTAAGGTCTAAGGCTGCATGCAGATTCCTGGCCATCCCTTGCCCTGGCTTTGCAAGGGGAAACAGCTATAAGCCTGTGTTCACTCtaaaccagtgattctcaaccttcctcatgccgcgaccctttcagacagtccctcatgttgtggtgacccccaaccacaacattattttcatcactgcttcataactgtcattttgctactgttatgaatcgggttacccctgtgaaagggtctttcaacatcgaaaggggttgcaacccataggttgagaaccactgctttaaactcTTGACCATGTGGGCACACTCTGCCTTCCCATTGAATGCTCTGCcagtgagctgattccaactcagaatgaccctctaggacccgccccgcagggtttccaagactgccaagcctttctcccacagaacagccagTGAGTTCCAGCCCTCAGCCTTCCCGTTAGTAGCAGGGAGCCTTACTGTCTGCCTAGTGCGTACCCAAATCTAGACACCCCGAAGGGAAGTAGGTGTTCCTCGTCAGCCATATTTTGCTGTCTAGGCATAACGAGCCATTAATGACCAGGGAATGATGAGGGTCCTCCCCAAATTCCCAAGTAGACCTCCCAGCATGGCAGGCTCAGTGTGCTATCTTAACTTTCACACACGGGGTGATCAGTGACTTGCCGCCAGGGTGACCTTCAGACCCTGCCACGTGTTTATAGAGACAGGAGAAATCACTGCTCTGCCCCAGCACGGTTTCCTCCAAGCTCAGAATCCTCTTCAGCATTCTGTGCTACCCTGACCAATGCAGAGATGAGGTTGTGCCATTCCCGGTCTCACAACTGTGCTTGCTCAGCTGGACTGGGGCAGCAATGAGGGGCAGTGCGCCATGCTTGCTTCTGGTGATGCCAACCAGAGGTGGCTTCACCATGGTCAGCAAATTGAGCAAGAATAACTACAGAACCTGGCCAAACGTGAGGCGTTGACATGGCCCAAGTGTGTTACGGGGTGTGTGGATCATGCAGACACGTATTGGATCCTGGTGAGACGGTAGCAAGCACGGTCACTTTGGGAAACAATTTGAGGTAACATCAAGGCGGCATACATGCCTGCCCTATAGCCCTGTGGTGGTGCCCTCTCCCTAAGGAGACAGCACAGAGAAGGCTTGTGCTTGTGCTTCAGAGACAGGTATAACATGGCCCAAAATAGCAGTGTTTACTGGCAAGAAAGCTGTAGGCAAAGGCATGGAAAAATGAATTGGGGTATAGCCACCCAGTGGAATACTACACAGCAGTGCAAACAAATTACAACCAGAAAGAGCAGTAAAATTATGTATTCTATGTATGCATGCAATAGCATGCATGTATGTATCATAATTTAGATAGCCAAAACTCACTGCTGGTGAGTCAGTCCAACTCTGGCCTTTTATAGGATCTCTGAGACTAAACCTCcgtgcagacagcctcctctttctctcacagaactaCTAGAGGATTTGAGCCGCTGGCATTGTGGTTGAGATGTTTTTCCCAGGATAGTGGGCCCCCTGTAGGGGAGAGACATGGaccagagagcagggagggatgcATAGCTGGAAGCAAGTGTTGGGACAATGTCCCAGGTCTCGGATTGAGTGGTGGGTTTATGGGAGTCATATTTTGTTAAAACTAACATGTAACAAACACTATGTGTCAAACCCTGTTTTGTGAAAGTAagggttgttgttttctttcccatcTGAAAATACCGTTCCTTTCTTGACGGACCTGGTGTTTTCTGGTGGTCCTTGTCACAGGCTGACCTTGACATCACAGAAATAAACAAGCTCACAGCAGAAGCTATCCAGACACCCCTGAAAGCGGCCAGAAGTGAGTACTCTTCAAAGCCCGTGCCGAGGCCCTGCTCAGACTCGGCCTTGTTGGTGGGCGTCTTCGCTGATGTCCTCCTCAGGCTTGTGAGCCCAGACTTGGCATTTAAGTCATTCCattcatttcattgtgctctCTCCAGAGGCTGGTGCGGGAGCCAGACTGCTGTGTAAGCCCATGTGAGACCAGTCTGAGCACTGAGATCATCCGCCTCAGGTGCCAAATgtgcggtgggaagaaattgcCCTTCACACGCCAACCATGTCCTGGGGAAACCTCAGTTTCCCCTCCTGGGTCAGTCCAGACTCCAGGGGGTACAGCACAGCCCTCTCCCATCTCCCTTTACCTAGGGCTCTGTGCTGGCTCCACTGCTTATTTCTTCGTCCCATAATTCATTGAAATGACTCAGACCCCAGGGAAAGGACTGTCAACCTAGCAGAAAAAGAGATGCAAACAAAAAATGCATGGTACAGAATTTCCATGTCCACCGAGTCCCCTTCTTCTGAGCCTCCGCACAAGGCCGTGACGGGTTACAGCATGCCTTCTTAGGGATCGAGCCCCCAGGTGGGCCTTTTCAGTCCCGTCGGCCTCCACTCATTGGCTTCAGGTGTGCAACAGCTCAGGCATGGCCCGAAGGCCAAGTTAGTGCTGACTCAGCCAGATGGAGCAAAGGGAGTCCACATCTTGCAGCTGGAAACCACTCCTTGTTTGGAGAGAGAATGAGAGGTGTTATAGACTCAGTAATACCCACCGAGCCTCTCCCTGAtgaaaggggaagggaggggaaaggaaaaagatccTCTTTCTCAGTATGTCCTTCCATGCCAGCCAGCCCAGGGGTCAACATAAATAAACTGTCCTCCCTCTCAGCTCCCGAGCGCCGAGAACCTCTGTCTTAGGCAAGTTCCGTGGGAAGCCAGGTTTAGTCCGTGAACCTGGACTGGGCCCCACTGAGCTGTGATGTGGAGTTCATGTCTGCTCATGACACTGAATGGAGCTTTTGAGAGGACAGCCCTGACCCAGGACCTGTGTTTCCTGGATGCCCCCCAAACCACCTTCTCGATGCCAGCCCAGAAACACTGCTCCTGTTCTGGCCTGCCTTCTGCATGATGTGTCTGCTCCCTGACTGCCACGCCCCCACCAGCCTCCCCGAGATGGGTGACATCATTGGACCTGGGTGTTCCCAGAGTTCCTCGGCCCTGTATTTATAATCTCTTAGGTCATCTTGGGTCCGTCCTAGACTTTCCCGTACGCTCATCAGTTCTGGAGGGCATACGGGTGTgtttggggtggaaaggggaatgtGCAGGATTGCTCTCAGTTCACCACTGCAAACTGAATGAACCAGAGCCAATATCAGCAGCAGTTAAAATGTTTGTGCCCTTATTGAATGTGTCAGGGTTgcagctgatttttttttaagatacaaGTAGTTGAGTCTGGTTTCTCTCCCCACGATTCAGTGCATGAATTTCATCTGCCTCTCTGAATCCCTAGGCTCTGCACATCGTTAGCCCTGAGAGGCACTGCTTTTCATTCTGTAGGCAGCTGAGACTGCTGGCAAACTCCCTGTGGTGTCTGCACGTTGACACCAGTCGTGCTCTTTGCTGCCCCGTCGGACTGTCTAGTTCCTTCCACGTCAGGAGTCCTTAACACGGTCTCGTAAACAGCCCTCGCTCCCCGCCCAAGAAGATCGTCGTGCTGCCTGTCTCCACGATCGTGGCACGTGCAGAATATTTCCTCCGAGCTCGGTACCCAAAGGGATTTTACGTTCTTTGACGCCACAAAAATGCCATGCCAGGTCACGTACAGACAGCACCGGCCTCGCGGCGCTCACACTCTCCCTTGACAGTCGCTGCTCCCTTTTTAGAAATGCGGGTGCTTGCAAGTGTCCTCCCGTCAGAACCGTCACACTGCCAACCTGTTTGTTACAGCACGGAAGGCAATCCAAGTGGATGAAATGATCgtggaagaagaagaggaagaaaataaGAACCCTCAAGCTGCAAGAGTAAGTAGGCGCTCAGGCTGCAGGGGAAGGACTGAGGTCAGAGTCGCTCTCGGCGCTCACAGTGTCGTCAGACGAGCCCTTGACACAGGAATAACCAAGTGTGAGTCAAGGGGAGGAGTAAGTGCTCCAGTTAGGCCGTAGCTCTCCCAGGCAGGGAGGCTTCCCTAGCGGGAGGAGCAAGGAGGGAGCGTGGGTGTGCATCTGAGGGCAGGAAACAAGCTCTGAGTGGTGTGGGCAGAGGAAACTGGCTGCTGGGAGGCCCACCTCGGAAGTGAGTTTTATTAAGCCAGATGAGTATTTCAGAAAACAGGCTGTAAGATAGATGGGAGGGGCGGGGCCAGAAACGAAATTACCTGCGAGGTTCTCGTCCTTTTTGAATTGTGGTCAAGTGCATCATCGCCAAACAGGCTGCAGTTTGAGCACGACTGTACACGTCAGCAACAGTCACTGCACAGTGCCGTGTGACTGTCCCCACTCCgtttcttctctccctccttGCCCTCCCACCCATATAGCAGCCAGCTGTTGTGCTTTCTAAGCGGAGGCACTGGCCCTCAGAAAGAAGGGGCTTGAGGGTGGTTTGGAGATACAATCTGAACAGGAGAATGGGCAGGACGACTGCTGGAGGCACCCGAGATGACTGATTGGCTCCTGGCTTGGGCGAGTGCCCTCTAGGGAGctgcggggctcggggaggaaggGCATTTGCTACCCTGCTTATAATACTTGTCCGGGACAGCTGGACTTCAGGCAGGTGTCCCATCGCCGCCGCAGATGCACTGCGCAGAGCCTTTGGGGGGCCCAGGAGAGGCTGCACGAAGGAGAGAGTGAGGCATAGGGCAGCCGAGAAGCAGGGAAGGGGCGAGACTCGCTGGGATTTGAGGAGGGTTTGGTGAGCCGAGTCAGGAAGGGTGACATCTGTAGAGGGTCCCTGGGGTTGAGCACCCTGGCTGTCCTCAGTAACTGTCATGGCagcacttgggggtggggtgtgcggTCAGGAGAGATTCACCTTGAGTCTTGGGCAGCATCCTGTATTCTGAGAACGCAGCCAGCAGCCAGTGGTGTGAAACACCCCGTTTCATGAGGAAGGCCTGCTGATGGGTGTTTGCTGGAGCTGATGGCCCCACCCTGCCTTTCTTCTCGCCTGAGCTTGCTGACCCTGCCATCTCCCCGGTTGTGATTTCAGGTCAAAAGGTGCCCTCCATCCAAGAGAGCCCAGTCTGTGCAAGGGAAAGGCAAACAGCAAAGGTAAGGGTTCTCCCAGTGGGGACGTGGTGCCTCGGTTCACTACTTTGTGGCAGAGCTGGGGTTCAACTAAGTTTGAAGTCATCGACTCCTTCTTCCAGAAGTGCCCTAGCCCCGCCCCTTCTGCACTCTTCCGCCCACGGTCCCCATCTTCCCCCACTTCCTTTTgaaggcaggcagccagggaGAGTTGGGCCCTGAAACCCATGGTAAGCAGtgctgcctcctggtgggcaagtGAAGTGCCTGCCCAgtagagcccccccacccccccgtgggCTGAGCTGGTGGTCCTGGGCTCCACCAGAACACGGGGCAGGGGGAGCGCTGCATCACAGACAGACTTAGAGCAGCAGCCCCTGATTGAGTGACTGGTCTCCCTGAGCCCTGGCTGCCTAGTGTAACTAGCCACCCAGCAGGAGGGAACGTGCAGGTCGTTCCGGGGCGGGCGCTGAGGTTGCCTCCACCTTAATTAGCTTTGTCATCCTGGGCAGATCAAACGGGATCCCTTCATCTCTGAAATGAGGATGATTGGCTGGCCACCGCCtcccatccacccccaccccgagttGCTAGGAGGGCCACATGGTCACCCACTGCGGTGCTCAGAGTGCTCGCCAGGGGCTAGCTGCCTCTGCCGCCACTGGGCCTAAATTAAAGAGCAGCACAGCAAATGTCTGATTCTCGCCTCCAGGTCAAGCCGCTGTAACCTCGTCACCCCCGCCATGAGCCGACTGGAGATGTCGATGGTAAAACCCACCCCACGCCTGACACCCAGGTTTGATTCCAGGTGAGAGGGGCGCGAATTAACACCTATCAGAGCAGGCCTGGTCCCTCAGCCCGGCAGCCAGAGGCGGCCTTCCCTCGCTTGGCCTCTCCCCTGAGGGTGAGTCTCCGCTTTTTCTCACCAAAACAAGAGCAACGGTTAAGAGCGCTCACCCGGTGGGGGCGTCTGGGTGATTGGCTCTCTTTAGCCTTTTTTGATGCCGTGAGCAGGCATCTGGCGTGCCCTCGGTAACAAGG
Proteins encoded in this window:
- the CDCA8 gene encoding borealin, translating into MAPARKGGSRGSRATKNNSLRSRKLSSFLKDFDREVQIRSKQIQSDRQNLLKEMDNLYNIEILRLPKALREMNWLEYFALGGNKQALEEAATADLDITEINKLTAEAIQTPLKAARTRKAIQVDEMIVEEEEEENKNPQAARVKRCPPSKRAQSVQGKGKQQRSSRCNLVTPAMSRLEMSMVKPTPRLTPRFDSRVFKTPGLRTPAARERIYNISVNGSPLADSKEIFLTVPVGDGESMRLLASDLQKMDITQLAPEALGNIKKLSSRLAQICSSIHSRK